In the Cicer arietinum cultivar CDC Frontier isolate Library 1 unplaced genomic scaffold, Cicar.CDCFrontier_v2.0 Ca_scaffold_5990_v2.0, whole genome shotgun sequence genome, one interval contains:
- the LOC101511298 gene encoding protein neprosin-like yields the protein MIFHGARAIIGGYNISLKRGQYSVSSIWVQNGPPTQLNSIQAGIGFHPSIYGDSQLRLIGHWTADGHLKTGCYTHACPGFVQVNPNKKFALGAVQSPVSPIGTQDKWVLIVKIKQDQFTGHWWLIVEKEEIRVGYWPKTLFTHLSNGASLIRFGGETYAPPNMDNPPMGTGRLPQEGFKYSGFMGLLDIIDSKYNEIEVKRSEIKKYSDANSKCYDLRYTGYQGTQYRQAFLYGGPGGSSCGI from the exons ATGATATTTCATGGAGCTCGTGCAATAATAGGTGGATATAATATATCACTTAAAAGAGGTCAATATAGCGTATCTTCCATTTGGGTTCAAAATGGTCCACCAACACAACTTAATAGCATACAAGCAGGAATAGGA TTTCATCCAAGCATATATGGAGACAGTCAACTACGACTAATTGGTCATTGGACG GCTGATGGTCACCTTAAAACCGGATGTTACACTCATGCTTGTCCAG GTTTCGTACAAgttaatccaaacaaaaaatttgcTCTTGGAGCTGTCCAATCACCTGTCAGTCCCATTGGGACACAGGACAAATGGGTTCTTATTGTCAAAATTAAACAG GATCAATTCACGGGTCATTGGTGGTTAATtgttgaaaaagaagaaattcgTGTTGGATATTGGCCTAAGACATTGTTTACTCACTTAAGCAATGGAGCATCATTGATTAGATTTGGTGGTGAAACTTATGCTCCACCTAATATGGATAATCCCCCAATGGGTACTGGGAGACTACCTCAAGAAGGATTTAAATACTCAGGTTTCATGGGACTCCTTGATATTATTgattcaaaatataatgaaattgaGGTTAAACGaagtgaaattaaaaaatatagtgatGCCAATTCAAAGTGTTATGACTTGCGATACACTGGCTATCAAGGAACCCAGTATCGACAAGCTTTTCTTTATGGTGGGCCAGGTGGATCATCATGTGGTATATGA